A region of Equus przewalskii isolate Varuska chromosome 29, EquPr2, whole genome shotgun sequence DNA encodes the following proteins:
- the MIURF gene encoding mitochondrial ribosome and complex I assembly factor AltMIEF1: MAPWSREAVLSLYRALLRQGRELRYTDRDFYLASIRREFRKNQKLEDPEARERQLEKGLVFLHSKLGGII; the protein is encoded by the coding sequence ATGGCCCCATGGAGCCGCGAGGCAGTGCTGAGCCTCTACCGGGCTCTGCTGCGCCAGGGCCGAGAGCTTCGCTACACTGACCGAGACTTCTACCTGGCCTCCATCCGCCGTGAGTTCAGGAAAAATCAGAAGCTAGAGGATCCTGAGGCCCGGGAGAGGCAGCTGGAAAAAGGCCTGGTCTTCCTCCACAGCAAACTCGGGGGGATTATTTAG